One Xiphophorus hellerii strain 12219 chromosome 1, Xiphophorus_hellerii-4.1, whole genome shotgun sequence DNA segment encodes these proteins:
- the ttc34 gene encoding tetratricopeptide repeat protein 34, with amino-acid sequence MEKNAINVKDASIAVEFLMAVSPDDREIQELQAADLFLTGRFVESAEIYTSLLHQKLSPQPADELPEGGPERKARLLTCRAAACLSVGGKTAEECTDLGEAFEIHPATARTYFKKLFTDYGTGMAARNHLRQQAERGLSGFRERVLIRADLRSTEGVELLDPVITSLRTLCHLEPDGGGRELRVRLADCLLLRGEHKEALSICSQLAAAQGQQSYQNTVQVLCGYARLLSGDHKGALEDFQAVLEHNTPHPSSCVRALCGRGLLRMMAGSNYLTALDYMTASRLHPRETALTVRCLVPWNFRGLLFTVLLEQGGVMLEGCVKDKSESGSSEDPQHPKHKGQLQVPSKRENHSSREEKENPRQDHECKYSRSNLLVKQCFIIMFLVRCLHSYAASLVALHSRTPTGVHSLAGLLMDLQPHADGPHILTADVLYQLGRVEEAYRLLLSVGSPNPRAPLLARLALLQLHRGFHYDANQLLKKLLACGETSCLRSLLAVAQPKDRALLQGHCHTAAKRVLDASTEESSVREAVAYLSIAIMASGGEAEDSLLERARCYVLLGQRKTAIFDFSAILKEHQKHVPALCGRGFTYLMLNQQKECVHDILTALQIKADTVVKEILSLKDKARKLICDWLHQFCRTSLSNTVITQSVPCHDEQLREAFIIGGALMRTDSRDPRWHLLYVDTLLAKGGTVMLRQLPATSARFLAKEPRDAAAQARLGVVETWQQKDRSSAAYRLSKVTEKDSSTLDFLLALIPFNQRKCMAQLTWTALSRNTPSCSDDPRICVEDLCRRGHSLVLCSREGAALEDFTQALGLHREQALQCVEAGLGRQRLAECFMRAALQQYGEQQLDKAWTLIEGGLVVDSENAELRRLRARVKREVASPCNVN; translated from the exons ATGGAGAAGAATGCAATAAATGTAAAGGATGCTTCTATAGCGGTTGAGTTTTTAATGGCCGTTTCCCCTGATGACAGAGAAATACAGGAACTTCAAGCAGCAGATTTGTTCTTGACGGGCAGGTTCGTGGAAAGTGCAGAGATCTACACTTCTCTTTTACATCAGAAATTGTCACCACAGCCTGCAGACGAATTACCTGAGGGTGGTCCAGAGAGGAAAGCCAGACTCTTAACCTGTCGAGCAGCTGCTTGTCTCTCAGTAGGTGGCAAAACGGCAGAGGAGTGCACAGATCTGGGAGAGGCGTTTGAGATCCACCCTGCCACTGCCAGAACCTACTTCAAAAAGCTCTTCACCGATTACGGGACAGGGATGGCAGCTCGCAACCATCTGCGTCAGCAGGCTGAGAGGGGTTTGTCTGGCTTCAGAGAGAGGGTCCTTATCCGCGCCGACCTAAGATCTACAGAGGGAGTAGAGCTTCTGGACCCTGTGATCACTTCCCTACGCACTCTGTGCCATTTGGAGCCTGATGGAGGAGGCAGAGAGCTGCGGGTGAGGCTGGCTGACTGTCTGCTCCTCAGAGGGGAGCACAAAGAGGCTCTCTCGATCTGCAGCCAACTAGCTGCTGCCCAGGGACAACAGAGCTATCAAAACACAGTCCAAGTTCTTTGTGGATACGCCCGGCTTCTTTCTGGGGACCACAAGGGGGCCTTAGAAGATTTTCAAGCTGTGTTAGAGCACAACACGCCGCACCCGTCCAGCTGCGTGCGGGCACTTTGTGGCAGGGGGCTGCTGCGCATGATGGCTGGGTCAAATTACCTCACAGCTCTGGACTACATGACAGCCAGCAGGCTGCATCCCCGGGAAACGGCTCTGACAGTCCGCTGCTTGGTGCCGTGGAACTTTAGGGGTCTGCTGTTTACAGTCCTGCTCGAGCAGGGCGGAGTCATGCTGGAGGGGTGCGTAAAGGACAAGTCCGAGTCCGGTTCAAGTGAAGATCCACAGCATCCAAAACATAAGGGGCAACTTCAGGTGCcatcaaagagagaaaaccacAGCAGCAGG gaagaaaaagagaa CCCTAGACAAGATCATGAATGTAAATATAGCAGGTCAAACCTTCTCGTAAAACAGTGTTTTATAATCATGTTTTTAGTGCGATGTCTTCATAGTTATGCTGCATCATTGGTTGCCTTGCACTCTAGAACTCCTACTGGTGTCCATTCTCTGGCCGGGTTGCTCATGGACCTTCAGCCCCATGCTGACGGGCCTCACATCCTCACAGCAGATGTATTGTACCAGCTTGGGCGAGTGGAGGAGGCCTACAGGTTACTGCTGTCTGTGGGTTCCCCCAATCCTCGGGCTCCTCTCCTGGCTCGCCTCGCACTCCTGCAGCTCCACAGGGGCTTTCACTATGACGCCAATCAG ctgctcaaAAAGCTCCTTGCATGCGGGGAGACCAGCTGCCTGCGCAGCCTGCTGGCTGTGGCACAACCGAAGGACCGAGCGCTGCTGCAGGGACACTGCCACACAGCGGCTAAACGCGTCCTGGACGCCTCGACAGAGGAGAGCTCTGTCAGGGAAGCTGTGGCGTACCTCTCTATTGCTATCATGGCCTCTG gtgGGGAGGCAGAAGATTCGCTGTTGGAAAGAGCGAGGTGTTACGTGTTACTGGGCCAGAGAAAGACGGCCATCTTCGACTTCAGTGCCATTTTGAAGGAGCATCAGAAACACGTTCCGGCTCTCTGTGGAAGGGGCTTCACGTACCTCATGCTCAACCAGCAAAAG GAATGTGTTCACGACATCCTCACTGCTCTTCAGATAAAAGCCGACACGGTCGTCAAAGAGATCCTGTCACTCAAAGACAAAGCCCGGAAGCTGATCTGTGACTGGCTGCATCAGTTCTGTCGCACCAGTTTGTCAAACACCGTGATCACCCAGTCGGTCCCCTGCCACGATGAGCAGCTGAGGGAGGCTTTCATAATTGGTGGCGCTTTGATGAGGACAGACAGCAGAGACCCCAGATGGCATCTTCTCTATGTGGACACACTTTTAGCCAAAGGTGGGACA GTGATGTTAAGGCAGCTTCCAGCCACCTCTGCCAGGTTTTTGGCCAAGGAACCGAGGGATGCAGCAGCCCAGGCCAGGCTGGGAGTGGTGGAGACCTGGCAGCAGAAGGACAGGAGTAGCGCAGCCTACAGGCTCAGCAAAGTCACTGAGAAAGATTCATCTACTCTGGACTTCTTGCTGGCTCTGATCCCATTTAATCAGCGAAAATGCATGGCACAG CTGACCTGGACGGCGTTATCCAGAAACACGCCTAGCTGCTCAGACGACCCCAGAATCTGCGTGGAGGATCTGTGTCGGCGAGGCCACAGTTTGGTGCTTTGCTCCAGAGAGGGAGCAGCTCTGGAAGACTTCACCCAAGCTTTGGGCCTCCACAGGGAGCAGGCCCTTCAGTGTGTAGAGGCAGGTCTGGGAAGGCAGCGATTGGCTGAGTGCTTCATGCGAGCGGCTCTGCAGCAGTACGGGGAGCAGCAGCTCGATAAGGCCTGGACTCTGATTGAAGGCGGCCTGGTTGTGGACAGTGAAAACGCAGAGCTACGCAGGCTGAGAGCAAGGGTCAAACGAGAGGTGGCCAGCCCGTGCAATGTCAACTAG
- the LOC116725717 gene encoding 5-aminolevulinate synthase, erythroid-specific, mitochondrial, producing MAAFLHHCPFLKSVPHPALRRTGAALLSLADQCPIIARQITVSGTSSLEAKLSSSPTKPNGQLPTVEQKRKFAQTATQVAVSASKGCPFVSSQIGMVKASPEVQEDVKDGLMTSLLKGIKEPVFSTSHQTSMAIQLNDNMVGPSYDYDSFFKEMIEEKKKDHTYRVFKTVNRSAKQFPHAEDYSLSGRKASQVSVWCSNDYLGMSRHPKVLGAIRDALENHGAGAGGTRNISGTSNFHVSMENELAQLHKKDAALVFSSCFVANDSTLFTLAKNLPGCEIYSDAGNHASMIQGIRNSRAKRFIFRHNDSRHLEELLQRSDPKTPKIVAFETVHSMDGAICPLEELCDVAHHYGALTFVDEVHAVGLYGAHGAGVGERDNVMHKIDVVSGTLGKAFGCVGGYIASSAALVDTVRSYAAGFIFTTALPPMVLAGALESVRVLKSPEGQVLRRAHQRNVKLMRQLLMDKGLPVVNCPSHIIPIRVGNAELNTKVSDILLERHNIYIQAINFPTVPRGEELLRLAPSPHHNPSMMEDFVGKLMEVWQEVGLPLNSLGTASCNFCDRPLHFDLMSEWEKSYFGNMEPQYITVSA from the exons ATGGCAGCCTTTCTTCATCACTGCCCCTTCCTGAAGTCTGTCCCACATCCAGCTTTAAGAAGAACTGGAGCTGCTTTGCTGTCCCTGGCAGACCAATGTCCCATCATCGCTCGGCAGATCACCGTGAGCGGCACGTCCTCTCTGGAGGCCAAGCTGAGCTCCTCGCCCACCAAACCCAACGGCCAGCTTCCAACAGTGGAGCAAAAGAGGAAGTTTGCTCAAACCGCAACTCAGGTGGCAGTGTCTGCATCGAAGGGCTGCCCCTTCGTCAGCTCACAGATTGGGATGGTTAAAGCTAGCCCTGAGGTTCAGGAGGATGTCAAAGATG GTTTGATGACCTCTCTGTTGAAAGGTATAAAAGAGCCTGTGTTTTCAACTTCTCATCAAACCAGCATGGCCATCCAGCTCAATGACAACATGG TTGGACCCAGTTATGATTATGATAGCTTCTTCAAGGAAATGattgaagagaaaaagaaggacCACACTTACAGAGTGTTTAAGACCGTAAACAGGAGCGCCAAGCAATTCCCCCATGCCGAGGATTACTCCCTTTCTGGAAGAAAGGCCTCTCAGGTCTCAGTGTGGTGCAGCAACGACTATCTGGGAATGAGCCGGCACCCAAAGGTCCTTGGTGCCATCAG AGATGCCCTGGAGAATCACGGTGCAGGAGCAGGAGGGACCCGGAACATCTCCGGCACCAGCAACTTCCACGTTTCCATGGAAAACGAGCTCGCCCAGCTGCACAAAAAAGATGCTGCTTTGGTGTTTTCCTCTTGCTTTGTTGCAAATGACTCCACCCTCTTCACTCTGGCAAAAAATCTCCCAG GCTGCGAGATCTACTCTGATGCAGGGAACCATGCATCAATGATCCAAGGCATCAGGAACAGCAGGGCCAAGCGCTTCATCTTCCGCCACAACGACAGCCGACACCTGGAAGAACTGCTGCAGCGCTCCGACCCGAAGACTCCAAAGATCGTGGCGTTTGAGACTGTGCACTCTATGGATG GGGCCATATGTCCTTTGGAAGAGCTGTGTGACGTCGCTCATCACTATGGGGCCCTGACGTTTGTGGATGAGGTCCACGCCGTGGGTCTGTATGGAGCCCACGGGGCCGGAGTGGGAGAGAGAGACAACGTTATGCACAAGATTGACGTGGTTTCTGGGACCCTAG GAAAAGCCTTTGGTTGCGTGGGAGGCTACATTGCCAGCAGCGCCGCCCTGGTGGACACGGTGCGCTCCTACGCAGCCGGCTTCATCTTCACCACCGCTCTACCCCCAATGGTCCTGGCAGGAGCTCTGGAGTCTGTGCGGGTCCTGAAGAGTCCCGAGGGCCAGGTGCTGCGTAGGGCCCACCAGAGGAATGTGAAACTCATGAGGCAGCTGCTCATGGACAAAGGCCTGCCTGTCGTCAATTGCCCCAGCCACATCATCCCCATTCGG GTTGGCAATGCTGAGCTGAACACCAAGGTGAGCGACATTTTGCTGGAGAGACACAACATCTACATCCAGGCCATTAACTTCCCCACGGTGCCTCGTGGGGAGGAGCTGCTGCGCCTGGCTCCGTCTCCCCACCACAACCCCAGCATGATGGAGGACTTTGTGG GGAAACTCATGGAGGTTTGGCAGGAAGTGGGTCTGCCACTCAACAGCCTAGGCACGGCTTCCTGCAACTTCTGCGACCGCCCACTACACTTTGACCTCATGAGCGAGTGGGAGAAATCTTACTTCGGCAATATGGAGCCCCAGTACATCACTGTGTCTGCTTAA